A single window of Oceanispirochaeta sp. M1 DNA harbors:
- a CDS encoding LacI family DNA-binding transcriptional regulator — protein sequence MKSDLPLNKPKATLKNIAEASGVSVATVSFVLSGKGNISKVMSDKVKSIAAELGYVRPGKGRSGQMQKKTLAILTYINKEWAYAWNIITPIINAIEQNNTGRGYATVIIPVQDSSENSKIYQSIIDAGVCAVYSIHVANATLFQSLEEANIPVLVINSNELNNTVCTVCSDDFEGAYEGTKFLISRGHEHILYIDYFREGQNTVISDRFIGFKKAIQESFQREPVNHITTDLFDVEMLRSELMIHLHKPVKPTAIFAHDDRLAEIIFYLIRNEGLNIPEDISIIAPGDVLDYSNPMTPQITTMSIQTTVLGNISTEKMFNLMDKPAEDIHGLKVSQKLVDRGSVRDIG from the coding sequence ATGAAATCTGATCTGCCGTTAAACAAGCCAAAAGCAACTCTTAAAAATATAGCTGAAGCATCGGGGGTGTCGGTAGCCACGGTCTCCTTTGTATTATCCGGAAAGGGTAATATATCCAAAGTAATGAGTGACAAGGTAAAATCAATCGCTGCCGAGCTTGGTTATGTCCGCCCCGGTAAGGGGAGGAGTGGTCAGATGCAGAAAAAGACATTGGCCATTCTGACATATATCAATAAGGAATGGGCCTATGCCTGGAATATTATTACCCCCATAATCAATGCCATTGAGCAGAATAATACGGGCAGGGGCTATGCCACGGTTATCATTCCGGTACAGGATTCTTCAGAGAACAGCAAAATCTACCAGAGCATTATTGATGCCGGGGTATGCGCTGTCTATTCGATTCATGTTGCCAATGCAACACTGTTTCAATCCCTGGAGGAAGCAAATATTCCTGTCCTGGTAATAAACAGCAATGAACTGAATAATACTGTATGCACTGTCTGCTCCGATGACTTTGAAGGGGCCTACGAAGGGACTAAGTTTCTGATTTCCAGGGGTCATGAGCACATTCTGTATATCGATTATTTCCGTGAAGGACAGAATACTGTTATTTCCGACCGGTTTATCGGATTCAAGAAGGCCATACAGGAGTCTTTTCAACGTGAGCCGGTGAATCATATCACTACAGATCTCTTTGATGTGGAGATGTTGAGAAGCGAGTTGATGATCCATCTTCATAAACCTGTCAAACCTACTGCCATTTTTGCTCATGATGACAGACTTGCAGAGATCATATTCTATCTGATTCGTAATGAGGGGCTCAATATCCCTGAAGATATATCAATTATTGCTCCCGGGGATGTCCTTGATTATTCGAATCCTATGACTCCTCAAATCACCACCATGTCTATTCAGACGACTGTTCTGGGAAATATCTCAACGGAAAAAATGTTTAATTTAATGGATAAGCCTGCTGAAGATATCCATGGTTTAAAGGTCAGTCAAAAACTGGTCGACAGGGGTTCTGTCAGAGACATCGGGTAA
- a CDS encoding SGNH/GDSL hydrolase family protein translates to MKNVLCFGDSNTWGYMPGSGGRFDRDIRWTGKLQGLLGPDFYVIEEGLNGRTTVWDDPVEEHKNGKTQLYSCLESHKPLDLVILMLGTNDLKTRYSSPSFDIMLSIALLVSIIQKSGTGRDGQPPEILLLAPPRVEDLSDFEDMFQGAQKKSESFSADYESVAAQAGCFFLDTKPLVTASPEDGIHLDKTGHSVLASALEQKIHEIVK, encoded by the coding sequence ATGAAGAATGTATTGTGTTTCGGAGATTCAAATACCTGGGGATACATGCCCGGATCAGGCGGTCGCTTTGATAGGGACATTCGCTGGACCGGTAAACTTCAGGGTCTGCTGGGACCTGATTTCTATGTTATTGAAGAGGGTCTGAATGGTCGTACGACTGTCTGGGATGATCCTGTTGAAGAGCACAAGAACGGTAAGACGCAGTTATATTCCTGTCTGGAATCACATAAACCCCTGGATCTGGTCATTCTTATGCTCGGGACAAATGACTTGAAAACCCGCTATTCCAGCCCCTCTTTTGACATCATGCTGAGTATAGCCCTACTGGTCTCAATCATTCAAAAGAGCGGTACCGGCAGGGACGGACAGCCTCCCGAAATTCTACTCCTGGCACCTCCACGGGTAGAGGATCTCTCTGATTTTGAAGATATGTTCCAGGGGGCACAAAAAAAGTCGGAGAGTTTTTCAGCTGATTATGAGAGTGTTGCCGCACAGGCCGGCTGTTTCTTCCTCGATACGAAACCCCTGGTGACAGCCAGTCCCGAGGATGGGATTCACCTGGATAAAACAGGTCATTCTGTATTGGCCTCGGCCCTGGAGCAGAAAATTCATGAGATTGTAAAATAA